The Oncorhynchus tshawytscha isolate Ot180627B linkage group LG20, Otsh_v2.0, whole genome shotgun sequence genome has a window encoding:
- the LOC112247010 gene encoding interleukin-8, with translation MSIRMSASLVVVLLALLTITEGMSLRGMGADLRCRCIETESRRIGRLIKKVEMFPPSSHCRDTEIIATLSKSGQEICLDVSAPWVKRVIEKMLANNK, from the exons ATGAGCATCAGAATGTCAGCCAGCCTTGTCGTTGTGCTCCTGGCCCTCCTGACCATTACTGAGG GGATGAGTCTGAGAGGCATGGGGGCTGACCTGCGATGTCGCTGCATTGAGACGGAAAGCAGACGAATTGGTAGGCTCATTAAGAAGGTGGAGATGTTCCCTCCCAGCTCGCACTGCAGagacactgagatcat TGCCACTCTGAGCAAGAGCGGTCAGGAGATTTGTCTGGATGTCAGCGCTCCATGGGTCAAGAGGGTCATTGAGAAGATGCTGGCCAA CAACAAATGA